The DNA segment TTCCAGCTTCTAAGATGAAGAAGGCTGTTGCTGAAATATTATTAAATGAAGGTTTCATCAAAGGATATGATGTAATCGAAGACGGATTACAAGGAATTGTAAGAATCCAAATGAAGTACGGACCACAAGGTGAAAAAGTTGTAAGTGGATTAAAGAAAATATCAAAGCCAGGATTAAGAGTATATGCTAAGAAAGATCAAATACCAAAGGTATTAGGAGGGCTAGGAATCGCAATCCTTTCTACTTCTAATGGTATTATTACAGATAAACAAGCTAGAAAATTAGGAACTGGTGGAGAAGTTATCTGCTACGTTTGGTAATAGATATCTTTAGGTATAGGAGGTGCAGCAATGTCAAGAATAGGTAAACAGCCGATTACTATCCCAGCAGGTGTAGAAATTACAGTAAGCGACA comes from the Anaeromicrobium sediminis genome and includes:
- the rpsH gene encoding 30S ribosomal protein S8; this encodes MTMTDPIADMLTRIRNANVVKHDTVDVPASKMKKAVAEILLNEGFIKGYDVIEDGLQGIVRIQMKYGPQGEKVVSGLKKISKPGLRVYAKKDQIPKVLGGLGIAILSTSNGIITDKQARKLGTGGEVICYVW